The window GTTTATTGCTACAGACTAAACCATATAAAGCTATTTTTGGCCAATTTCTCTATGTTTTTAGTACCTCCTTCGGATCAGTGCTCAGGGTCTTCTCGTACGGATTACGGAGCAGGAATCCATCCGAGTTGGTACCATTGCAGACTCATCTACCGGCTTTCCCTACAACGGTTTTGACAACCATTTCTATAGCTCATCCCAAGGCAGGATTTGCCCTACATTCAATAACAATGTCGTCAGTTAACTTATACTTGTGTATGAATAAGCAGTCACCTGACCCGGGATCACAGCATACGATCATACGATCGGACCAAAGCAGAGCTGGCACTGGCACCTCATCTCGGTCCCCCATGGCCTCTGAACCGCAACATAGCTTGACATCATGATGATCGGAACTCTGTGGAGGTAAACCCAGTTTCGATCGATCTTCTAGAAACCCGCTAACAGCATTCCAGGGTCTCAAACAAGAAAAGCCCCAGGGTGGATTGGTCAGCGTCCCCAGGCAGCATGCATTGGTCAGCTCGGATTCCCAGCGTCGTGGCGGGAAGACCGGAGCTTTCGAAGAGATTCCTTTGGTGTTCAGCCTGATTTCTCAGCCATCATAGCAGCGTCACACTGGAACCGGCTTTTGGCTGGAGATGTTGGGGTCCGGGGACCCACAGCGACCCAAAGCGCAGGTATTGCGTGATTGAATTTTTCAGCAAGCTCCTCGATGCAGCAGGCGGTCATCCGCAATGTCGTGATTGCTGAGTCGGCAGAATGGCCCGGCAGTGGGCCAGAGGGCATCGGATGGAAGATGCCAGGCACGAAAATCCGAGATGATGTCGTGATTGCCCCGGCGTTTCCTTATATTCCTACCATTGTCATCTCAGACTCCATCCTCAAGCTCTTTCGTGCCTCCCAAGTTGTGTTCTTGGTCCCATTTACAGCTCCAAGCCTCTGATCTATACTTGCATTGCATTGTTCTATCTGACGCCCGCACATTGAGCACCCGAAAATGCCGGCCAAGATGCCCATCAGTTACCCCTCGGATTCAGAGATCATTCCTGACTCTCGAGATGCCGCCACCGAGTCTGGATACGTGAGCGGTTCTTCCAGTGTAGACTATATCCCTGAGATTGTCTTCACGAAGCCTCACCTCCAGTTTCTCAACCGCCAACTCCAGTTCCTCGAGCCCCAAGGTTCGTATTCTGATCATTCCCCAACCCCGCTTGACACAAACACTGACTCATAATCACCAGATGTCCTGCGATGGTGCATCACCTCGCTCCCTCATCTTTTCCAGACCACCGCCTTTGGGCTGACTGGACTCGTCACTCTGGACATGCTCTCCAAGCTGGATGTCCCACGGCCACAGATGGTCgacctcatcttcctcgataCTCAGTACCACTTTTCTGAGACTCTTGCACTCGTCGACCGTGTGCGGAAGAGGTATCCCCACAACAACGTGCACGTCTACAAGCCCGCCGACGTCGAGAGTACCGCTGAATTCGAGGCCAAGTATGGTTCCCGTCTTTGGGAGACTGACGACCAACTGTACGACTGGGTCGCCAAGGTGGAGCCCGCCCAGCGTGCCTACCGCGAAATGAATGTCCACGCCGTCCTCaccggccgccgccgcagccagGGTGGCAAGCGTGGTGACCTTGACATcatcgaggtcgacgaggccggcCTGATCAAGGTCAACCCCTTCGCCAACTGGTCCTTCGACCAGGTCAAGCAGTACGTCAATGAACATAACGTTCCCTACAACGAACTTCTGGACCGCGGCTACAAGAGCGTCGGCGACTGGCACTCGACCCAGCCCGTCTCTGACACCGAGGACGAGCGTTCCGGTCGCTGGAAGGGCAAGCAGAAGTCCGAGTGCGGTATTCACAACCCCCGCTCCAAGTACGCCATGTATCTtatggagatggagcgcaAGCGCCAGGAGGAGGCGTTGTCGCAGGCATTGCAGACACAGCTGTCGCCGGCAGCCCAGTGATCTCCTTTCCTTGGTTCTACCCCTCCCCGTTGCATTATCCTGGCGTTGTTGTGATACCTTTTTGGCCTTGATGTTTTATGAGCGGCATTGTCGATTCCCCCTTCCACCACATACAGGCTGGCGTAAAAAcgcccatgcccatgcccaTGTTTGAATTTCTGTGTTCCTGTCATTGTGAAGATGATACAAAAAAGCATACCAACCCCACGACCTGGTTGGTGAAATGTTCTCCTTTCTGTATATACTGGAGTTGGATTCCGTCCTCGGTCCCATACATGGCACTGTTGAGACATGATAATAATGACCTTTACATGATAGATTAAAAAGAATATCGTTACATTCTATTCATAACTCTTTTTTCCTATATGCATATCTAGTTTCTTGTAGTCTTGAAATGTACAGCTCAACCTTAATCTCAAAACAACGAAGTGGGAAGGCATTTGAAACCGGTCACGTGAACACAAAACCCTAACCTGCAGAAGGGAAGATCTTTCGAACAGTCCTCAAACTTAGGGTAGTGAGCCCAAAACTTGCCAGTTGTTATATTACTATGATTTGAATGGTATAACTCCCAATTTGGGTCCCGTGCACTTCGTAGGAGCTTGTGAAGTGGTCAAACCAATTGTGTGGATTCGAAGGCTATTCCCCTCGACCGAAAGGTCAACTCAAATTGATCAACTCAAATTGAATGCTCGCCAGCATTCAACGCCCACGCTCTTATACATTATGTTCATGATCGCGATGCGCACACTTTTTGGTAGATTTTCACTAGGCAAACCCTCAGTAGGATGGATGGGCTTTGGCCCGTGACAGAGCTGAGCCTCACCCAACATTAGTCAGAATTTCCTGAGTCCCCGTGAGCTTACGGGTCCCGCTCAGCTGGGTGCGCGAGCGCAATTGCTACGCCTCCTTGGTTGCCGTTGTATTTATAATCAAATCGTCGAAACCAAGCTTCGTGCCAGAGTTTTGATCTCAAGATCTCTTTCAAATATACTATCAGACGGTCTTAGACTTATCCTGATCAGTTCTTGTCATCTCTTACGCATTATTCTGTCGAACGTATCGAGTCTACCATCAACTACTATGGCTACAGAACAACGCAAAATCAAAGCAGTCTTCTTCGATTTCATGGGCACCTGCCTCGACTGGCACAGCAGCGTGGTAGGATCATGCCCTCCCGCGATCGCCAAGGAAGATGCTTCCAAATTAGCTCTTGAATGGCGCAGACAATACTTTATCGAGATCAACAAGCGGTTCCTTCAAAACCTTGAGCCTGAAGACATCGACATAACGCTTTCCCGTGTGCTGAGCCTTGTTCTCGAACAATTTCCAGACCAAAGACCTCATTTTACCTCTGACGTCAAACAACAATTAATTGCAGCGTGGCATGCCCAGCCAGCGTGGCCAGAGGTCCGAAAAGCAATCCAGAGCATCCGGGAAgatcttggtcttgaggTTTTCGTTCACGCGAATGGCACGACTCGTCTCCAACTTGATCTTACTCGCTCGTCGGGATTGAGCTTCAATATGCTGTTTTCAAGTCAGTTGCTGGGTGTGTACAAGCCTAGTCCTGAAGCGTACAACAAGGCCTTGCAGCTTGTCAAGCTTCAGCCGGAGGAAGTAGTTCTGGTCGCAGCGCATGCATATGACCTGCGAGGAGCCCAGAGTGTTGGAATGAAGACCATCTATGTTCATCGCTGGACTGATGATATTGACGAAGACATGCTGAAGGTGAAGAATGAGTTTGGCGTGTTTTTGGAAAACATGGAAGGCCTTCCTGCTGCAATTGCAAGCATGTCGTAAATCAGGCCAGCATCTCTTTGGCGTGGGCTTCAATGGTCAGAATCTCAATTCCTATTCTAATGTCGTTTTCATTCGCTTTCATAAATAGTGTGGTTCATGCGAAATAGTTTATTCCTGTCCCAGTCTTCGTTTTCGAGAGTCTATTTGTTAGTAAAAAAGTATTCTCGATCATGTAGCCTAACCGAGTCCTAGCAGATATTACAACTCCGATGTGGTGTAGTGGTAACATCACCGTCTCTCACACGGTAGCCCGGGGTTCAATTCCCCGCATCGGAAACTGTTgaattttttttcttcatccaccATGCATGCAGCCTCCTCTCCAGGGGAGATCTATAGCAAATCAAATCAATTCCATTCTAATCGCATCATCCGCTGTGTGTTCACTCGACCTAGAAGTAATGGACACTTTCGGCGTAATTGTACTGTTTTGCAAAATGTAGATTTCGGGATCTGTTGCGGAGTcgctgttcttctcttctggtgTATGGAGTGAAAAGTTTGGTAATTGATGTGCTTAGGAATGTTCTGGCCTTGCAGAAAACAGTCTTAGAGGCAGATCCATTGTGAAGATGAACACCCAGAGTGCAGAGTCGCCCCTTGTCTGGGCCCTGCTACTCGAGAGTGCATTCGCAATATGATATTGAGCAAATCACTGACTGCATCCCAGATCGCTAAGTCCGCTAGATGTAGCCCGTGTTATGTTACTACCATCCGTAGTAACCTACGACAGTTCGGCGATATTAGAGCTCCTCCCCTTCGAGCGGGCAGACCGCGCAGTATCACACCACCAATGCTAGAGGCAACTATTAGAAAAGCCGGATCACTACCTCGATAAGCCAGGTTAGGTTCTGGAAAGAGCGTGAACTTATTGATCGACTGATTATTTTACTTCCTTCTCGATGTTGGAGTTACGCTACTGCCTTGCATCTAGGTTGATCTATTTCAAGCAGGCTATTCTTTATTTCCCCTAGTAGTTATATCCACAGAACTAATAGATCTGTACCAATTGACCTTAAAACTGATTTCTACCAATTGTTGCTACAGTATGTTTTCAGATCTGGGTGAACATTGACAGCGAGGGTTCCAATACCAGGAGCTCGCGGGTGGGGCATTCGGGATTGTGCATGATGGAATGCAGCACATACGATCGGTTGGCATGGCACCACATGCGACTCCGCTGCGGTTGAGCCCCGGATCGATAGCCCCGGCGATATAGAGATTCGATGCCTCTTAAGGATACCGACTGACAAGAAGTGGGTGGAGTCCAGGTCctggtgagggccctccAGTCAGTGAACGTGAAGCCCGACAGAACAGAAACAGACGCATATTGCACTCGGTTGTACTCTCTATGAAACAATTTCCTTGTAATGCATGGAAGCCTAATTCGGATAATAGTGTAAAGAGAAACCGGAGTTTGATCTGAGACAATCTAGACTCTGAACAAATCACCTGCAGCTTGAGCTATTGCGAAAGTACCCACCGATAGTGGGTATACCCACGGCCAACGGTACAGCGAGGTCAGCCAGCGACCAGGGCTGAGACTTACCGCATCATATATTTAAACGACAGTAATAACTGTCAACCCCCAAATGAATTGTTTACTATTGACCTTTTCTGAATAGAATTCCTTTTGCGTCATGAAAACAGTGTTCTCCCTTGATAGGGCTCGGCCCGGGTTACCGGATGGGGCGACTTTGCACACGTAAACTACAAGCAACTGGGGCAACACGCGCAAGCTCTACCGTCATCAACCACCTAAGCTTTTCAGTTGGCCATCTAGTGGCTTTTGGGACTGGCCATTGACTGAATGTGTGACGGCCATCATCGTGCCCCCACTGTTCTCAGCCAATAATATCCATGATCCGCGCATTCTTTTCGTTCCCGGGATGACGACCAAACATGTACCCATCTAAATAAAGAAACATGGTACTCTTTTTTCATTGTCTGTTGATAGCTGAGATTTCTTTGTCTACCATATAACCAGCGGACGTACCCATCCAATCCCCGTGTGTTCGCTGTACATATCTCATCTCTTTCAATTGCAGATTACCCTCGTTTTCAGGCTTTACGCTCGTTTGTTATCATCGTCTTATTAACCGTGCCATGGCTTTCAAGTCCTATCTGCAGTGGGCTGCAGTAATCGCGGCGTCCGTCCAGCTTGGTGCTGCCCAAACTTATACCAGCTGCAACCCGCTAGAGGGTGTGTTTTTGTGTCTCTGCCCAATGCAGCATGTTGTCGCTAACAATTCCTAGAAACCTGCAAAGCCGACACTGGTCTGAACCAGTACCAACTCAACACTGATTTTACCACTGGCTCATCCGCCTTCAAGCGCTGGAATACCACTGCCGGCACTGTGGAGAGTACCTCTCTCGGAGCCAAGTTCACCATCGCTGAGCAAGGTGATGCACCTACCATCGAGAGCGATttctacatcttcttcggctaTGTGGAGATTAAGATGAGAGCGGCCAATGGTACGGGCATCATCAGCAcggcggtgatggagtcTGATGACCTTGACGAGATCGATTGGGTATGTTCGTTCTTGCGCTATACTACGTTTCCAGCTGACACAAATTGCAGGAGCAAATTAGTACCTATGACAGCTCGATCGAGACCGACTACTTCGGCAAAGGTAACACGACCAGCTACGACCGCGACACGAAAGTCAGCGTCTCTAGCCCCGAGGAAACCTTCCACAGCTACGCCGTGAACTGGACGTCCAGCAAGATCGACTGGCTCCTAGACGGCCAGGTGGTGCGCACGCTGGACTACGCCGCCGCAGTGGACGGCACCAACTTCCCACAGACGCCGATGCGCGTCAAAATCGGCATCTGGGCCGGCGGTGACCCGAGCAACTCGGAGGGTACCATCGAGTGGGCTGGTGGACAGACAGATTACACTACCGGGCCGTTCTCCATGTACGTTGAGTCGgtcaacatcatcaactacAACCCAGCGCAGTCGTACAAGTACACCGATAAGACGGGCTCGTACACCAGCATCAAGGCGTCGAATGGCACTACTCCCACCAACTTGATTGGCCCGTCGACGTCGTCCAATTCGACGGCCAGGTCTTCGGCTCTGGCGTCGGCAAAGCTGTCtagctctgctgctgctgctactAGCGCTAATGCttccccctcttcctcgactGCTATGTCCACCTCGGCCGCTTCTTCTTACTTTTCTTCTCTGTTTGGTATCGTTCTGGCCGCTTTTGTGGCTGGTATGGTTCGTTTGTAAGGAGATGGGCTCATATGTGGCAAGTGTACAGCTGGTGAGGAGCGGAGCGTGAATGTACATTTATCGAGCATCTCGTTTTGACATATTACGGATGTGGTAGTTGAATATAAGGAGAGTTGTGCATTTTGTGAGGTTCCGATTAGTCTACAACTTAAGCTTATCTTGTTCATCTTGCGCAAGGCTGTACCGCAAGGCTGTATCGCAAGGCTGAATCTACACACGTACATCACATAAGCCAGCAAAGTTTATTTGAAAACCCTAAATTTTAGTCCGACGACAGCTGTCCGACTTCTCCAATGATTTTATCTTAACTGATAGTTGAAAGATATTATAGTCTGACAAAATGGATTATTCATAATACATAATCGTGGTCCCTGTAACCCGATATCACCGTCTTCTATATACACGCGCAGAATTCTTCAGACAACACCAAAAACAAATCTCAAATGTTTCCTGAACATGAGGGGGAAAGAACAGGGCAACTCCGATGGTCCTTTAGGTATCGTACAAACGCAATGAAACACATAAAACGCGTAAAATAGTCAACACGTCGATCAATCAGCACATAGCGGGCTGACCGTAGACCATGGGGGAAACCGAAAAGTCATGCAGAGAAGCAAAGCTGTCGGGGCTAGACCACGACGTGTACTGGAAAGGAGGAGAGTGGGCCATATCGTGCTTCGGAACAGGCTCATAGTGGAATGGGAGCATGTAGTgttccatcttctcccaggGGACAGGCGAGCCAACTCCCGAACCCACGTCCGAGGCAGGGCCGTGGAGATACGGGTCAAGGATCTGGGGGTGCTCGTAGATGAAGGATGCGGGAGAGGCGGCGGGGCTGGCGAAATCGGCCATTGGGATAGGAGAGTCGCTCAGCTCAGGGGTGGTGGAGTAGAAATGGCCACTTTCGACGGAGTCTGGGATCTGGTTGAACCATGCGGGATTTGGTGGCAGGGAGGCTTCCATGCTGGTCCAGGTGTTGGGGTAGGATGTTGGGGCCGCGTTGATTTGGATGATGGATTCCACGGCGACATCGGCAGAGCGCGTTTGCGAAGTCTGCTGGACTCGGGACGAGTTGGAATTGGTGGATGGATTGCGCGAGGGAACTCGGACTCCGCATTCACTGTGGAACAAATTGTTAGCTTAGGGAAATGTGAGTTAAGGGGTTTGAGCTACTTACTGCTTCTCCAGGTGGCGAGTAAGGTAGTCGGACCGGTGGAAGACCCGCTTGCAGTCCTGGAAGGTACACGGATAGGATTTCTTGGAGTAGTGGCGTATCTCgtgccgccggcggtgcTCAGCCCGAGTGAAGACCTATTGCGAGATTAGATTGGGTCTTTGTTTTTTCGAGACAAGCGATAAGAATACCTTTTGGCATCTGGGATACTCGCAGACGTGCACGcgcttgcccttcttggcTTTGCTAACGCgatgggtggtgggggtgTAGGTGGTGGGCAGAGACATGCCTACGCCAGAAGTGATGCGGTACTGGTTGGCGTTGTTCATGTTGTTCATGATGGCGGGAGTGCCCTCAATAGTAGGGTAAAGAGAGGCCAaaggtgaagatgatgtgTAGGAAGAGGGATTGCCAGTAGACATGTTTTGGTGGAAGGTTGAGTGTTGGAAGAATCTTGAAGAAACGCTGAAGAAGACTGAAGAGAAAATAGAACCAAAGAGGGGGCACAGATAGGCTCTTATAAAGACACTCCACGAGTCTATACATAGCAAACACGCGAATTTTATTAAAGCCTGTCAGGGGGTCAATAAGAGTGTTGGGATCAACCTTCACGAAGGTATGATCGACCACACCAGCTGCCCCCAAAAAAGTTTTAGTTTAATtgggaaaagaaggatcGTCGAGAATTTCCGAAGTAGCGCACGCAGAGTGCACGCCGTCTCTTCTCTCGAGAAGGGCAACCACCgtggtggaattggagaaTGGCGTGTGTTGGAAGGATCAGGGCTACCCACAGCTTAGTGGATGTGGGGGCCCTTTTCTCGACCTCTGGGGTATTTTTCTTGACGGTGAACCGTGCTGTCGGGATCGGTGGATCAGGATTGAGCACATAGGGTTAGCAGGGATCATGAAACACCAGTGTGGCCTAATTTAGGTCACTGCAAGTATGTAGCTAGTTGAGTCGTTAGAAACAAGAGAGCACTCTAATTGCAATAAGAAAATCAAGCTAACGAGTATCAAACTCATGGTTTCCAAGAATAGCCGGCTAACCTTTCGACCGTCATCATTGTTTCAAATAtgctttgttttcttcgaGTTGTAGCGTCTACACACAGTATCTACTCACAGTATCTGCACCACGTATACCTCTCAGGATGAGTGGACCGCCCGACCAGAAGGATTCCACTCAATGCACATCCCAAACACATACGTTATTCCTTTGTTGGCCAGCCAAGAAGGGATCCGTTGAGCAGTCCGCCCCCCCTAGCCGGAAATCATACTCAGCATTTAGCGTTAAACGTCGGGCCGGAGCTAAACATAGACTTGCGGCACAGCTCTTATCCTGCAAAGCCGATGACGAGAGAAAATAGAGCGCCAATCCATTTCCAGCCACCGACGAAATCAAAAATTCCTAATGCAAATTGCAGTCCCACCCGTCCATCCGATCGCTTGTTTGGCCAACAGCCCCCACGCTCTATTTTAAGTGTGAACGCTAGAAATTTGCCCGACCCACCCCTACTTCCTATCTGTCGCAGGTATACAGGCACGCCCTATTCTAATTCTACGATATCTCTCTCTGTTCTCTCCGGTCTTCTGCTGCCCGTAACAACCCTAGAACACAAAAACATTCAGTCCCCTGATAGCCCGCTCGCCTAACAACTCACCCAACTCACCGGTACCCGATTTGCAGCAGATCATACCCTGTCTGACTAGTGTTGGGCCAGTTTTCTTTGGCGAACCGGTCCCACTTGATTTCTGACCCAGCACGGACCGCGCCCTAACTCCGTTATGATTCGCTAGTCCGTGAAAGCGCATCCTGAGGCTCATGTTAGCGTCGCTCCCCTTGCTCTTTCCACTTGCAGCGCCCTGGACCACGTTGACGGCTTGGACCGAGTCACCCCAGCTGACGATCAGGGAGCTAACAAACCACGGTCGTGCGCTTCTTAGAACGTGGAGATCGATCATTTTTCTTACATCTTGGAAAGATTCACTTGTTACGTCGCTACAAGTAACTAGTTAGCTGTGACAATTAGTCACGTAATTCGCGGTCTCATGACCATGCATTTCTGTCGTGCAGTCGGGTTACGTCTAGCCCCATTTACAGTATACGGAGAGATTTTATTGCCGGTGATTTGGCGCTTGGTGCTTATTGCCTGCTGCCCCATGCCCTACTTCAAGTAATTCCAACCAATCACAGCACAACCGTTTTAATTAAGAGAGGCATTTGGGAGAGAGGTGTGGGGAAAGAAGTAGTGGTCTATGCCTAAAGAAGCAATCTGGATGCCGTCTCCATAAAAGGAATTACCCGTTATGTGCATCCGATCTGCTAGTTAGCTCTCTCTGTCACACATGGCCCTAATGAGTGGGTCCCTTCAGATGAGGAACTAAAATTCGTATAGGAATCGTCATCCTGGTTAGTCCTAGTGTAGTTCCTTTATTACCCTTCATGTAAGAGTTCGTGAAGATCACAATTGTTCCTCTAGGGTTCTGGGCGCAGATGATTGAACTAGTGAGAAAGAAGCTTACACGTGCCCATCCTAAGCAAGAGTCACTCGCAAAAACCAAGAGGATTCGGAATACAGCGGCTCCGTAGTAAGGGGTGTGTTAGCGTTGGTTGAAGATCTGTGCTTGACAAAGTCGAACCCATTGCGATAATAATGTGCTATGCACATAACTCAACTCGCTGCTAAGTGCATACTGTAGGAGGAAAGAGATCAGCCCGCCCCATATGGCGTTCATGATGGAATCCACCCCTAGAGTCTCCAAGCAAAGTGTTAGATAGAGATTCACCAGTAGCAAAAGTTTGCGTATGCTCAGTGCCTCGGTTGTTTCACCGCTGTGAGAAGCAGATCCGGCCCGCCCCTCTGGGGAAGCACCTTTGTTCGCCAATCAAATATatttcttttgcttcctATTTAGTACGGCGAATTGTTTCAAGTAGGACCGGGGTGTACCTGGCCCCCATGCTGGCCATTAAAAAATCTTGGAGCTAGGTACATTCGGGAAAATGCAAGGGCGGGAGGCAGGATCCACGTCATTACCATCATCTATATTCTGGTTAA of the Penicillium psychrofluorescens genome assembly, chromosome: 1 genome contains:
- a CDS encoding uncharacterized protein (ID:PFLUO_000700-T1.cds;~source:funannotate); its protein translation is MPAKMPISYPSDSEIIPDSRDAATESGYVSGSSSVDYIPEIVFTKPHLQFLNRQLQFLEPQDVLRWCITSLPHLFQTTAFGLTGLVTLDMLSKLDVPRPQMVDLIFLDTQYHFSETLALVDRVRKRYPHNNVHVYKPADVESTAEFEAKYGSRLWETDDQLYDWVAKVEPAQRAYREMNVHAVLTGRRRSQGGKRGDLDIIEVDEAGLIKVNPFANWSFDQVKQYVNEHNVPYNELLDRGYKSVGDWHSTQPVSDTEDERSGRWKGKQKSECGIHNPRSKYAMYLMEMERKRQEEALSQALQTQLSPAAQ
- a CDS encoding uncharacterized protein (ID:PFLUO_000701-T1.cds;~source:funannotate), whose translation is MATEQRKIKAVFFDFMGTCLDWHSSVVGSCPPAIAKEDASKLALEWRRQYFIEINKRFLQNLEPEDIDITLSRVLSLVLEQFPDQRPHFTSDVKQQLIAAWHAQPAWPEVRKAIQSIREDLGLEVFVHANGTTRLQLDLTRSSGLSFNMLFSSQLLGVYKPSPEAYNKALQLVKLQPEEVVLVAAHAYDLRGAQSVGMKTIYVHRWTDDIDEDMLKVKNEFGVFLENMEGLPAAIASMS
- a CDS encoding uncharacterized protein (ID:PFLUO_000703-T1.cds;~source:funannotate), with product MAFKSYLQWAAVIAASVQLGAAQTYTSCNPLEETCKADTGLNQYQLNTDFTTGSSAFKRWNTTAGTVESTSLGAKFTIAEQGDAPTIESDFYIFFGYVEIKMRAANGTGIISTAVMESDDLDEIDWEQISTYDSSIETDYFGKGNTTSYDRDTKVSVSSPEETFHSYAVNWTSSKIDWLLDGQVVRTLDYAAAVDGTNFPQTPMRVKIGIWAGGDPSNSEGTIEWAGGQTDYTTGPFSMYVESVNIINYNPAQSYKYTDKTGSYTSIKASNGTTPTNLIGPSTSSNSTARSSALASAKLSSSAAAATSANASPSSSTAMSTSAASSYFSSLFGIVLAAFVAGMVRL
- a CDS encoding uncharacterized protein (ID:PFLUO_000704-T1.cds;~source:funannotate), producing MSTGNPSSYTSSSPLASLYPTIEGTPAIMNNMNNANQYRITSGVGMSLPTTYTPTTHRVSKAKKGKRVHVCEYPRCQKVFTRAEHRRRHEIRHYSKKSYPCTFQDCKRVFHRSDYLTRHLEKHECGVRVPSRNPSTNSNSSRVQQTSQTRSADVAVESIIQINAAPTSYPNTWTSMEASLPPNPAWFNQIPDSVESGHFYSTTPELSDSPIPMADFASPAASPASFIYEHPQILDPYLHGPASDVGSGVGSPVPWEKMEHYMLPFHYEPVPKHDMAHSPPFQYTSWSSPDSFASLHDFSVSPMVYGQPAMC